aataagttttttaaattttttaggtgGTCTATGAGAGACCACCTAAAAGGTTGTTCCACCTGACATGATGTTGTCATGTCTGTATTGGGTCGGAGACTCAAACATCAGATCAATTTCTAGGGTTTTACCCTTAGCTAAACCATATTTAAACTATAACAGGATTTaagtttatctaatttttttaaacatagtttCTAACAAATGTTGATATCcttaaattaatttctaaattatattaatataaaacttttttttttattggtttttttagagtcttgtttagaaaaaatagtataaaataaagagtAGCAGCCCTGCATAAATGTACCAGGGGGTATAAGTGTACCCTGACATACCTTGTGGATgtattaaagtaatatttatatattacctaATTTAAGGTCGTAGTCCTATTGTTCTATGTGGTTGGAAATAATGTAAGTGAAAGCTTTGCAAGTATAAACAATGGGACAAATAATGGTAAGTTGATCATAAATAggtcaattaaaataaattttactttataaagtttGACATTTTTCATACATGGCTGTCATCCAAGGTTATGATTCATCTGATatctgtttaatttttaatttcaaacttttaagtTATCCAACTTTTATTGaacctttaaatttttaatcttccAATTTGAAAAGAAGAACTTATATGTACAAGACTGCCTCTCATATATATCCATGCTTGTCTCATACATATCCATATCCATCCAGCACTGCATTGATGTTGATGGAGTTAATCTCTTGAGCTTATACATGTTAAACAGGCCATTGTACCTACACCTAGGTCACCACAATATTTGTTTGtgcaataaaaatttagcataatattttaaaatcttgtaaaatgatgtttattattttgaaattacactcaaatatttttataatctttagtATGATaacatacaacaaaataaaatgtcttaaataattatatattataataaagttaaaaacaatatgttaaatattatatttgaaaggttaatatttgttaaattattggTTGTTATTTGACAATAGATAGTATCTCATTTAAACATAGTTTAACAGGAGAGCAAAAACAACCTTTTACAAtgttgataaaaacaatatttctagATGTCACTAGGttacatttttatctttattttctgAATACTTAGAGATAAATTCTTTTGCCAGGTCAAAGATTTATggaataaactttaaaagtgcaaaaaatgcaaaaaacaacCTAATGCCATATCTTGATATGTTGAATTAAGTTTAGatgaaagaattaaatttttttttaaacatcattataaaaaaaactgtgtttagtattttttcttaaaattaatttaattattttataacaggTTGTACACAACCTACATATGGAGGAAACACTAATGGATATTGTTGTTATTTCCCATTCATTTTTGCCGggataatttattataattgtacaACAGTTAACAGTGTCTCATTTTGGTGTTCAACAACTTCTAACTATGATAATGATGGATTGTGGGGTTTTTGTTTAGGTATAactcattaaaatataaagtatattccttgttttaaataagttttaaaatttatttttctctgAGTATGCTCAAAATAAGAGAAATATAACTCAATTGCTGTTGACTAAGTTTATCAAAAGTTACCTTTATacctaataaaaacaataatataatagatTGATTTTTTCTGCAATCTTTGCTTTTATTGttatagttaatttatttatttttataatttgctatgttataaaaattttaattattttatttttttgtgagatatgtatacatattttgaCATAATGACAACTTCTGGATGATTTACAATAGCAAGATTGTATTTAACACAGCATTATTGGAATtagtaaagtttgttttttgatgaaaatagtttaaagttGTCAAGATAGCatctaaagtttattttatttttattcttttaaggatttaacttttttttttttacatttcatgtGTCAAGTAAATGTTTcaagcatttttaaacaaaaaatgtattgcTAAGCCTGATCCAAAAATTTCAGAATATGAACCCCCTATGAACCCCCAAGAAGGGGCTAAtccaaacaaagtttaatctgCAAAAAATCcttgttaatattgtttttatttaaatcaaatgatattttttttaggtaacaaTATAAATATGGACTTATTTGAAGAAATATGtactaataaagttatacaaaaaatgtttctacatactttttcataaataacatttacattGAATTCGCCTTTTTGtagcatagttttttattttattttttgatgtaagACGGCAATTTTTAATGAcaaactaaataattttcaaaaaccaaattatttacaaagGAGGTAAGAtccatttttcttttaagcaaCATTGAGCTTTTTTGTGTTGTTAATATACAGTAATACCACAGCCACCCATCATTTAAGAACAGCTGTAGCTGgctaaaagttttcaaaatttcacaTTGAAGATTTACAAAGCATTTCTAAAGTTCAGAAGCAAATATAGTGAGTAGATGCTGATATATTTTCAGAGCTTTATTGTGTAGGACTTTAGTTTCAATAACAAAAGTATGGAAAGCATGTTTGGGGTGACTTGATCTGGG
This portion of the Hydra vulgaris chromosome 13, alternate assembly HydraT2T_AEP genome encodes:
- the LOC136089523 gene encoding fibronectin-like; its protein translation is MIRCVVLVVVLLFYVVGNNVSESFASINNGTNNGCTQPTYGGNTNGYCCYFPFIFAGIIYYNCTTVNSVSFWCSTTSNYDNDGLWGFCLGSEWSWSEWSAWSSCTVSCGNGTMSRTRVCFDANFCVGNAIDILSCYSNCAGSCVQTTYGGNSNDVF